The following proteins are co-located in the Vigna unguiculata cultivar IT97K-499-35 chromosome 9, ASM411807v1, whole genome shotgun sequence genome:
- the LOC114163698 gene encoding transcription factor TGA2.3-like has product MSMFASKPQPNVQESFEAFYEGWLARHESFLQQLLSVTPNDDDAEQRMLIEQVMCHYQQFLEEKSNVANGDVFLLFSPPWLSAYERSLLWIGDYKPSLILRLADGAVTGLTAEQREKMERVRDETKRAEREVSEAMAAVQESMASPRMLALVRVVDGVKTEQEAALQVLKDALKKVSERGDELRASTMRKVVEILSPPQTVQLLVATLRFQMRVRKNGLHRDEVGPSC; this is encoded by the coding sequence ATGTCAATGTTCGCGAGCAAACCGCAGCCGAATGTTCAGGAATCGTTCGAGGCGTTCTACGAGGGGTGGCTTGCGCGGCACGAGAGTTTCCTTCAGCAGCTTCTGAGCGTCACGCCCAATGATGACGATGCAGAACAGAGGATGCTGATCGAGCAAGTTATGTGCCATTACCAGCAATTTTTGGAGGAGAAATCGAACGTGGCCAACGGCGACgttttccttctcttttctcCGCCCTGGCTTTCCGCCTACGAGAGGTCTCTGCTCTGGATTGGGGACTACAAGCCCTCGCTCATTCTCCGTCTCGCCGACGGCGCTGTCACCGGCTTAACGGCGGAGCAGAGGGAGAAAATGGAGCGAGTCAGAGACGAGACGAAGCGAGCTGAGAGAGAGGTTTCCGAGGCAATGGCTGCCGTTCAAGAGAGCATGGCGAGTCCGCGCATGCTGGCGCTCGTCAGAGTGGTTGACGGCGTGAAAACGGAGCAGGAAGCGGCGCTTCAGGTACTCAAGGATGCGCTTAAGAAGGTTTCCGAGAGAGGCGACGAGCTTCGCGCGTCGACGATGAGGAAGGTGGTGGAGATCTTAAGCCCGCCGCAGACAGTGCAGTTACTGGTGGCGACGCTGCGCTTTCAGATGCGCGTAAGGAAGAACGGTTTGCACCGAGACGAAGTTGGACCGTCATGTTGA
- the LOC114196310 gene encoding receptor-like protein kinase 7, whose amino-acid sequence MSAAFRLLLLLSLFSLLTAQQHDQRQLLLNLKSSLKSSKFSKLFDSWNGTNSVCSFNGVTCNNLRSVTEINLSNKNLTGVLPFHSLCNLPSLQKLAFGYNALYGNVSEDIRKCVSLRYLDLGNNLFSGPFPDISPLNHLEYLFLNKSGFSGTFPWQSLLNMTGLLQLSVGDNPFDFTPFPREVVSLKKLNWLYLSNCTLGGKLPVGLGNLTELTELEFSDNHITGEFPAEIVNLRKLWQLVFFNNSFTGKIPTGLRNLTGLQFLDGSMNRLEGDLSEVKYLTNLVSLQFFENNLSGEIPNEIGEFKGLQALSLYRNKLTGPIPQKVGSWAEFDFIDVSENFLSGTIPPEMCKKGKMTALLVLQNNLSGEIPATYGDCWSMKRFRVSSNSLSGTVPPAIWGLPNAEIIDIELNQLEGPVAPDIRNAKKLASILARQNRLSGEIPEEISKATSLVSVDLSENQISGKIPEGIGELKELGNLHLQSNRLSGSIPESLGSCKSLNDIDLSRNSLSGEIPTSLGSFPALNSLNLSDNDLSGEIPGGLAFLRLSLFDLSYNRLRGPIPQALTLEAYNGSLSGNPGLCSVDAINSFPRCSSSSGMSKDMRALVICFAIASILLLSCLGIYLQIKRRKEEGERFGERSLKEESWDVKSFHVLSFSEGEILDSIKQENLIGKGGSGNVYRVTLSNGKELAVKHIWNTDVPARKKSWSSTPMLGNKQGGKSKEFDAEVQALSSIRHVNVVKLYCSITSEDSSLLVYEYLPNGSLWDRLHTSRKMELDWETRYEIAVGAAKGLEYLHHGCERPVIHRDVKSSNILLDEFLKPRIADFGLAKVVQANVGKDSSSRVIAGTHGYIAPEYGYTYKVTEKSDVYSFGVVLMELVTGKRPNEAEFGENKDLVSWVHNMARSKEGLRGVVDSRIPEMYKEEACKVLRTAVLCTGTLPALRPTMRGVVQKLEDAEPCKLVGIVISKEGGEKKIGVNEKK is encoded by the exons ATGTCCGCCGCCTTtcgccttcttcttcttctctcactCTTCTCTCTACTCACCGCCCAACAGCACGACCAGCGTCAACTCCTTCTCAACCTAAAATCCTCTCTCAAgagttcaaaattttcaaaactctTTGACTCATGGAATGGCACCAACTCCGTTTGTAGCTTCAACGGAGTAACTTGCAACAACCTCCGTTCGGTCACCGAAATCAACCTCTCCAACAAAAATCTCACCGGGGTTCTTCCCTTTCACTCTCTCTGCAACCTTCCATCGCTCCAGAAACTCGCGTTCGGCTACAACGCCTTGTATGGCAATGTTTCAGAGGACATTAGAAAATGCGTCAGCCTGCGCTACTTGGATTTGGGAAACAACCTTTTCTCTGGTCCCTTCCCCGACATATCTCCTCTTAATCACTTGGAGTATTTGTTTTTAAACAAAAGTGGATTTTCGGGCACTTTTCCGTGGCAGTCGCTATTAAACATGACGGGTCTGTTGCAGTTAAGTGTCGGAGATAACCCTTTCGATTTCACGCCGTTTCCCAGAGAGGTTGTGAGTCTCAAGAAGCTGAATTGGCTCTACCTCTCCAACTGCACCCTCGGGGGGAAACTTCCGGTGGGACTCGGCAACCTCACGGAGCTCACGGAATTGGAATTCTCCGACAATCACATCACCGGTGAATTTCCCGCGGAGATTGTGAACCTTCGGAAACTCTGGCAGCTTGTGTTTTTCAACAATTCCTTCACGGGGAAGATTCCAACCGGGTTGAGAAACCTCACGGGGCTTCAATTTTTGGACGGCTCCATGAATAGACTCGAAGGGGATCTTTCTGAAGTGAAGTACTTGACCAATTTGGTTTCGCTGCAATTTTTTGAGAACAACTTATCAGGGGAGATTCCGAATGAAATAGGCGAATTCAAAGGCCTCCAGGCCCTGTCTTTGTACAGGAACAAATTGACTGGTCCTATTCCTCAGAAGGTTGGTTCCTGGGCTGAGTTTGATTTCATCGACGTGTCGGAGAATTTCTTGTCGGGGACTATTCCGCCGGAGATGTGTAAAAAGGGGAAGATGACCGCACTGCTCGTGCTTCAGAACAATCTCTCCGGGGAGATTCCAGCGACCTATGGAGACTGTTGGAGTATGAAGCGATTCAGAGTCAGCAGTAACTCGCTCTCGGGTACCGTGCCACCGGCGATTTGGGGATTGCCCAACGCTGAAATTATCGACATTGAGCTGAATCAGTTGGAAGGTCCGGTTGCTCCGGATATCAGAAATGCCAAAAAGTTAGCTTCAATACTCGCCAGGCAAAATCGGTTGTCCGGTGAAATACCCGAAGAAATCTCCAAAGCGACGTCGTTGGTGAGTGTGGACCTGAGCGAGAATCAGATTTCGGGGAAGATTCCAGAAGGAATCGGGGAGCTTAAAGAACTGGGTAACCTTCATTTGCAGAGCAATAGGTTATCAGGTTCGATACCCGAATCTCTCGGTTCCTGCAAATCCCTCAACGACATTGACCTATCGAGGAACTCACTCTCTGGAGAAATCCCCACCTCGTTGGGATCTTTCCCCGCGCTGAATTCTCTGAATCTTTCGGACAACGATCTCTCCGGTGAAATCCCCGGGGGTTTAGCGTTCCTCAGGTTAAGCCTCTTTGATCTATCGTACAACCGGTTAAGGGGTCCAATTCCTCAGGCTCTAACCCTCGAAGCTTACAACGGAAGCCTCTCGGGAAACCCCGGTCTGTGCAGCGTCGACGCCATCAACTCCTTCCCGCGTTGCTCTTCTTCCTCCGGCATGTCCAAGGACATGCGTGCTCTCGTAATTTGCTTCGCGATAGCGTCGATATTATTGCTTTCGTGTTTGGGCATTTACTTGCAGATCAAGAGGAGAAAGGAGGAGGGAGAGAGATTCGGAGAACGTTCGTTGAAGGAGGAATCCTGGGACGTGAAATCGTTCCACGTGTTAAGTTTCTCGGAGGGGGAGATTCTAGATTCCATCAAGCAGGAGAATCTGATAGGAAAAGGAGGTTCGGGGAACGTGTACAGAGTCACGCTTTCCAACGGAAAAGAACTGGCGGTGAAGCATATCTGGAACACCGACGTACCCGCGCGGAAGAAGTCGTGGAGCAGCACTCCGATGCTTGGGAATAAGCAGGGTGGGAAGTCTAAGGAGTTCGATGCAGAGGTTCAGGCCTTGAGCTCCATAAGGCACGTGAATGTGGTGAAGCTTTATTGCAGCATAACGAGTGAAGATTCGAGCTTGTTGGTGTACGAGTATTTACCCAATGGAAGCTTGTGGGATCGGCTTCACACAAGTAGAAAGATGGAGCTTGATTGGGAAACGAGGTACGAAATCGCTGTCGGGGCAGCCAAAGGCTTGGAGTATCTGCATCACGGGTGCGAACGGCCCGTGATTCACAGAGATGTCAAGTCAAGTAACATCTTGTTGGATGAGTTTTTGAAACCTAGGATTGCGGATTTTGGGCTTGCCAAGGTTGTTCAGGCCAACGTTGGAAAGGATTCTTCCTCTCGTGTCATCGCCGGAACCCACGGTTACATTGCTCCAG AATATGGTTACACATACAAAGTGACTGAGAAGAGTGATGTGTACAGTTTTGGGGTGGTGCTGATGGAGCTGGTGACTGGAAAAAGACCAAATGAAGCAGAATTTGGGGAGAATAAGGATTTGGTGAGTTGGGTCCATAACATGGCACGGAGCAAAGAGGGTCTTAGGGGTGTTGTGGATTCGAGAATCCCAGAAATGTATAAAGAGGAAGCTTGCAAGGTTTTGAGAACCGCGGTTCTGTGCACGGGAACTCTTCCGGCTTTAAGACCCACCATGAGAGGTGTGGTTCAAAAACTTGAGGATGCTGAGCCTTGTAAACTGGTTGGGATTGTTATCAGCAAAGAAGGTGGTGAAAAGAAAATAGGAGTGAATGAgaagaaataa